TTTCAGCAGTGCCAGATCGGAATCATGTGCCACCGCGATCACATCCGCGATGAAGGGTTTGGAGGTGCTTTGTTTGTTCACAATGAGCAACCGGGAATCGCTCACCACATGCGCGTTGGTGACAATCAGTTGTTTTCCGGTTAAAAAACCTGTTCCGCTGCTGGCTTCAGCCGGAGTTGTTTTCCAGGGCGATTGCCAATCCACACTTTGCTGGTAATTGGTGATTCGGAATACAGAATTTTCAATGTCATTGGCCCTGGATTGCGCTTGTACAAAAAATGGGGCCAGCAGGAAACAAACCATTGAAATAACTGTAGCCGGATGTTTGTGTTTCATGGTCAGGTCCAGAGTGCGAGAATCAAACTGCCAAGAATGATGCGGTAAATCACAAAGGTGAGGGTGCCATAACGTTTAAGGAAACGTAGCAGGAATTCTATGGAAAGATAACCCACAAGGAACGAGGTGCCAATGCCAATCAACAAGGAGATCACGCCGGTTTCGCCAAGACCGCTTTCCAGCAATTCTTTCAGTTCAAACAGACCGCTTCCCGCAATGGCTGGCAATCCCAGAAGAAACGAGAACCGTGCCGCGTCAGCTCGATTCAGTCCGGCAATGAGTCCACCCATAATGGTTGAGCCGGAACGAGAACAACCGGGAATCAATGCCAGTGCCTGAAACAGGCCGACCATCACCATTTGAGGGATGCTCAATTGATTCAGGGGAAGATTTTGTCTGGAAAAATGTTCTGAGGCATAAAGTCCAATGGCCAGCACGATCAGCGCACTGCCAATGATGGTCAGGCTCCGGGCGTCAGTTTCAATATAATGCTTGAACCCGAGTCCGAGAAAAACAATGGGGATACTGCCCACCGCAATGCCCCAGGCCATTCGTGATTCATCAGAATAGAGCAGATTTTTACGAACAATGCTTTGCAGAGTCGCTTGAAGCAGTTTCAGAATATCAGTGCGGAAATAGATCAGAACGGATAGCAGCGTCCCAAGCTGAATCACTGCTGAAAACGCGGCACCGGGATCATTCCAGCCAAGCAGATGAGGAACAATTCGCAAATGGGCGGTGCTGCTGATGGGGAGAAATTCGGTAAGCCCCTGGACGATACCCAGTACCAGTGCCTGAAACCATGTGGTCATAAACATCTCAATTTATATTGAACGCGGATCCAACGGTGACAAAATTCGGATGAATTAAAAAAAGTGAACGTTACTGATGAATTATACAAGGTTCAAGACGTTCAAGGTCTGCAAAAAATAAATAGATAATGCGAATTAGGAGTTGAAATAGATAATATGGCTCCATTTGCAGGAGGGATGAAATCCCACAAACTTTAAGGAACGGCAAAAAATAAGTTGTAAAAGTTGGCTCGTGCCCTACGTCCGTGGGGCACGTTATCCCTCAGACGAAGCTCTGCTTCATTATTTTTTTGAACGTTCCTAAACAGGCACAATCCCTGTTTTCAGAGGATATGGCACTCATTTTTCATGGTCGGCATCCAAGGGCGGAATTCCGGTGAAGATTGGGATGGTTCGAGCGTTCTGAACGAATAAATAACTTCCTCTAAAAATAACAGAATAGCTATTGTATCTTTCCACTGTTCATGAAATAGATGTTTATAAATTGATATGATTGACTTTGATAAGGCTTAGGAAATTTATGAAAAAAACGTTGTTGGTTCTTGGCGGATGGTTGTTCATCTCTGGATTCTGTTTCACTGCGTCAGCAAATGACGAACCACCGCTGAATGGCGCAATTGTTCGGCCAATCGCGCAAAGATTTGTGGAAATGCATTATTCGCAGCAACCGTTGGATGATGTGATTTCAGTCAGGATGTTTCAGATTTATATGAACTTGCTGGATCCGGGACATTATTACTTTATGGAAGCAGACATCAATGAATTCCGCCGATATGAAAAATCACTCGATGACCTGATCCAGCAAGGAAATATTGAAATTGCCCTCCAGATTTTTACCCGCTTTAAAACCCGGTTGAATGAACGTTTGCAAATGACCGAAACGTTCATCAAGGAAGATTTTGATTTTAAAAAAGATGCCACATGGGAACTGGATCGCAAGGATGTGCCTTATCCCAAAGACCAGAAAGATGCTCAGTCCATCTGGCGAACAAAGATGAAATTCGATTTGTTGCAACTCACCTTGGGTGGTAGCACCATGGAAGAAGCCAAAGAGCGTCTGCTCAAGAGAATTCGAAGTGCCTGGAAAGATTATTCACATTATAAAGATAATGATGTGGTGTCATTGTATATGAACGCCTTGACATCGGCTTATGATCCGCACTCTTCCTACCTGTCACCGCAAGAACTCAAAAATTTTGATATCACCATCAAATTGTCTTTGGAAGGCATCGGCGCGGTGTTGCGCTGGGAAGATGGCTACACGGTGGTCAATTCCATTGTGCCGGGCGGAGCCGCCTATCGGGATGGCCGACTCAAGGTCAATGACCGGATTATCGGGGTGGCCCAGGGGACAGAACCCTTTGAAAGCGTCATTGACATGCGGTTGAATGATGTGGTTCAGTTGATTCGGGGAGAGCGCGGAACGAAGGTCAGACTTCAAATCATACGAAAAAATGAAACCGGCAACAGCACCGTGCTGATTGAAATTCTTCGTGATCAGATTGTGCTGAAAGATGGTGAAGCACAGGCTGAAGTTTTTACCCCGACGCTGGTGACTGAAACAGGAAAACCCGAAGCAACCTCAGTTCCAAAAAAGATCAAGGTGGGAGTGATCAATCTGCCTTCCTTCTATATTGATTTCAATGGCCGCAGGGAAAATCCCGACAGTTACAAAAGTTCTTCACGAGATGTAGCAACGCATTTGGAAACCTTCAAAAAACAAAATGTCGATGGGGTGATTCTGGATCTCCGGAACAATGGTGGCGGTGGTTTGGATGAAGCCATTTCAATGGCAGGTCTGTTTGTCGGCGCGAATCCAGTGGTGATTGTCAATCAGTCCGGTGGCAGGCAATATATTCATCGGAGTCGTGAAAAAGCGGTTTATGAAGGCCCACTTCTGGTTTTGTTAAGTCGCTTCAGCGCCTCAGCATCCGAAATTCTGGCAGGAGCTCTACAGGACTATCATCGTGCGATTCTGGTTGGTGACAAAACCACCTTCGGAAAAGGAACCGTTCAAAACATCGCTCAGTTGCCTGAAGACTATGGCGCACTGAAAATCACGATTGCCCAGTTCTACCGGGTTTCAGGCTGGTCGACTCAAAACCGTGGCGTGGAGTCGGATATTGTGTTGCCGTCCATCACCAATGAACGGGAAATCGGAGAATCAACCTTGCCAAACGCATTGCCCTGGAAATCCATTGACGCGGTCAATTACGCACCTGTCAGCAAGGTGGATAAATATCTGCCACAACTGCGGAAACACTCGCAGGAACGTACAAAAAACAGCGAATTTTTTCAGAAAATTCAAAAAAATATCCAGGAATACGTCACCCAGATCAAACCAAGAAAATACACCTCCATTCTTGAAATTCAGAAAGATTATGAAAAGCGCGATGAGCCAAAACCGGAAACTGAGACGATAGAAGGCGAGATTCCTGAACACGCGGATTCACAAGAAACGAAATCAATCATTGTCAAAGATCAGTATCTGGAAGAATCCATCCAGATTCTGGAAGATTATATCCAGATGCTCCAGGTTGAGAGTTCCCGGAAAACACAAATTTTCGGTAAACGTTCCTGATGTCGCAAAAGTTGGAATCTCCGTCGCTGGATGTGCTGATCTCGGAATCAGCCATTCAACAGCGTGTTCGCGAATTAGGCCGTCAAGTTTCAGCAGATTACCACAACCGTGAGTTACATCTTGTCGGTGTGCTGACGGGTGCCTTTTTGTTCATGGCAGATCTGTCCCGTGCCCTTGAAATCTCTCCTGTTGTCCATTTTATCCAGGCCTCCAGTTATGGTGATTCGACCTCTTCTTCAGGGAATGTTCATTTGTCTCATGCTCTGAAACTGGCAGGCAAGCATGTGCTGGTTGTGGAAGATATCCTCGACACCGGACTCACGCTGGCAAAAATTCTTCAGGATTTTAGAAGTTACAACCCTGCCTCGCTCGAAATCTGCACGCTGTTGAACAAGAATCGTTCACGGACAGTTTCCATTATGCCCAAATACAATGGATTTATGATTGAAGATGAGTTTGTCGTAGGCTATGGACTGGATCTGGCCGGACGGTATCGGACATTGCCGCATATTGCTGTTATCCAACCCTGACGATTGAAACAGCTATGCCTCTCGTCAGTGTCATTCTGCCAACATGGAACCGTGCGTCATGGTTGTCTGCGTCCATTGATTCTGTGTTGACTCAGACTTTCAGGGATTTTGAACTCATAGTGGTGAACGACGGTTCCACCGATGACACCTCCCGATTGCTTGAACAATATGGTGCTGAAATCAAAGTGATTGATCTTCCTGAAAACAGGGGGGTGAGCTATGCCCGCAACCGGGGACTGGATCAGGCAACAGGCGAATGGCTGGCGTTTCTTGATTCTGATGACCAGTGGTTGCCTCAAAAACTGGAAAAACAACTCCGCAGATACCGGGAACAGCCACAGGTCAAAATTCATTTTACCGATGAAATCTGGATCAGGAACGGGATCAGAGTGAACCCCATGAAAAAACATCAAAAGCATGAAGGCTGGATATTTATTCCCGGTTTGTCGCTGTGCCTGATGGCACCTTCCGCAATTATGATCCATCGGGATATTTTTGAAGCCTGCGGTAATTTTGATGAACAACTCCCGGTTTGTGAGGATTATGATTTATGGTTGAGAATTACAGCCCGATATCCCGTGGCGTTGCTCAATGAAAAACTGATGATTCGTTATGGCGGACATGAAGATCAACTATCCTGTCGCAGTTGGGGCAATGACAGGTACCGTGTGCAATCTTTGAAAAAAATTCTGGAGACGGTGCCTTTAAGCGCTGAATATCGTCAGGCGGCCATTGAAAAACTGATTGAAAAATCCAGGATACTGGCACAAGGATTTGGTCGTCACGGAGACCCTGAATTGTCAAAATATTATGCGGAGCTTGCGACAACTTTCCAGAATTCCGGTTGGCGGTCAGATTCTTTTGAACAATGAGTCCCTGAGGATTCGCGAATTATCAGAATTGTGGTTGCGTGTATTGACCTGTTCCTGAATTTGTATCAGTATTAAATCAAGTTGTAACCTGACGTGTCATTTCGACAGAATCGCGAAATTTTGACGCAAAACGTGCTCAAGAGCCCACGCTTGAGATAGGTAAATGAATATTGAACAAAGTTGTTTTTTCCTTGCTGACACTGGAACCGTAAATCTTTCAAACAGGGGTTTGTGGCAATGTCCCTTTTTAAACTAGGATACCTCATCAAGGACGCGATTCACATTATCCGTCTGAAAAAAACAACGTATGATGATGTGGATTATTCGAATACTACAAGGTTGCAGGGGGTTCCTGTCGCGAGTCTCGGGTCTCTTGAGATGAGAGAGGCCATGATCCAGGGGGTGATACAGGAGCATGGCGATCTGGATTATCATTTTCATACGCTCATTGAAAATGTCGGGGAAATGCTGAAAGCAGTGGGGAAACATATTTCCACTGATATTTATCTGGAGCGAAGTATCCTTCAAGGGGCCAGGGAACGTGACGCTCATCGTTATTTTCTGGTTCAGCGCAGAGAAGTGGACACAACTTTGCTTTTGAGTATGCTGGATCGAGACAAAATTCAGAAATTACAGAAGGAGTGGTCAATGCCTGCGTTCGCGCATCCGTTGATTCGCTCAAAATGGAATGGAACCGGCAGTGTGTTTGACGAGTCCTACACCCCGAAAGTTGTGCGCCAGACAGAACATTATTTTAATTTGTTATTTGAAGAAAGTTCCATTATCCACATTTTGGATAGATTTCATCATATTATCCGTGTTTTATGTTTACCCTATGAACTGCCTGAAACAGTGTACCAACGAAAACCGTTTCCCTGTCAGAAAACATTCAGTCTG
This is a stretch of genomic DNA from SAR324 cluster bacterium. It encodes these proteins:
- the uppP gene encoding undecaprenyl-diphosphatase UppP; this translates as MTTWFQALVLGIVQGLTEFLPISSTAHLRIVPHLLGWNDPGAAFSAVIQLGTLLSVLIYFRTDILKLLQATLQSIVRKNLLYSDESRMAWGIAVGSIPIVFLGLGFKHYIETDARSLTIIGSALIVLAIGLYASEHFSRQNLPLNQLSIPQMVMVGLFQALALIPGCSRSGSTIMGGLIAGLNRADAARFSFLLGLPAIAGSGLFELKELLESGLGETGVISLLIGIGTSFLVGYLSIEFLLRFLKRYGTLTFVIYRIILGSLILALWT
- a CDS encoding carboxy terminal-processing peptidase, which codes for MKKTLLVLGGWLFISGFCFTASANDEPPLNGAIVRPIAQRFVEMHYSQQPLDDVISVRMFQIYMNLLDPGHYYFMEADINEFRRYEKSLDDLIQQGNIEIALQIFTRFKTRLNERLQMTETFIKEDFDFKKDATWELDRKDVPYPKDQKDAQSIWRTKMKFDLLQLTLGGSTMEEAKERLLKRIRSAWKDYSHYKDNDVVSLYMNALTSAYDPHSSYLSPQELKNFDITIKLSLEGIGAVLRWEDGYTVVNSIVPGGAAYRDGRLKVNDRIIGVAQGTEPFESVIDMRLNDVVQLIRGERGTKVRLQIIRKNETGNSTVLIEILRDQIVLKDGEAQAEVFTPTLVTETGKPEATSVPKKIKVGVINLPSFYIDFNGRRENPDSYKSSSRDVATHLETFKKQNVDGVILDLRNNGGGGLDEAISMAGLFVGANPVVIVNQSGGRQYIHRSREKAVYEGPLLVLLSRFSASASEILAGALQDYHRAILVGDKTTFGKGTVQNIAQLPEDYGALKITIAQFYRVSGWSTQNRGVESDIVLPSITNEREIGESTLPNALPWKSIDAVNYAPVSKVDKYLPQLRKHSQERTKNSEFFQKIQKNIQEYVTQIKPRKYTSILEIQKDYEKRDEPKPETETIEGEIPEHADSQETKSIIVKDQYLEESIQILEDYIQMLQVESSRKTQIFGKRS
- the hpt gene encoding hypoxanthine phosphoribosyltransferase, which produces MSQKLESPSLDVLISESAIQQRVRELGRQVSADYHNRELHLVGVLTGAFLFMADLSRALEISPVVHFIQASSYGDSTSSSGNVHLSHALKLAGKHVLVVEDILDTGLTLAKILQDFRSYNPASLEICTLLNKNRSRTVSIMPKYNGFMIEDEFVVGYGLDLAGRYRTLPHIAVIQP
- a CDS encoding glycosyltransferase — protein: MPLVSVILPTWNRASWLSASIDSVLTQTFRDFELIVVNDGSTDDTSRLLEQYGAEIKVIDLPENRGVSYARNRGLDQATGEWLAFLDSDDQWLPQKLEKQLRRYREQPQVKIHFTDEIWIRNGIRVNPMKKHQKHEGWIFIPGLSLCLMAPSAIMIHRDIFEACGNFDEQLPVCEDYDLWLRITARYPVALLNEKLMIRYGGHEDQLSCRSWGNDRYRVQSLKKILETVPLSAEYRQAAIEKLIEKSRILAQGFGRHGDPELSKYYAELATTFQNSGWRSDSFEQ